A genome region from Mycobacterium florentinum includes the following:
- a CDS encoding IclR family transcriptional regulator, producing the protein MPPTEPTAPTNRDEGIQVLRRAAAALDEIAAEPGRLRLVDLGERLGLAKSTARRLLVGLVEVGLASVDSHGHFSLGERLLGFGSAAGAHVSAIFRPTIERVARATDGETVDLSVLRGQRMWFVDQIESSHRLRAVSAVGVRFPLEVTANGKAALAALDDDAAEAMISRFSAPVGERLRRETAEIRRTGIAFDRGEHTPGISAAAIARRTLGDNVIAISVPAPTERFLEKEQRIIAALRTATDSPAWTR; encoded by the coding sequence GTGCCGCCCACGGAACCCACTGCGCCCACGAATCGCGACGAGGGCATCCAGGTGTTGCGTCGCGCCGCCGCCGCCCTGGACGAGATCGCCGCCGAGCCGGGACGGCTCCGCCTGGTCGACCTCGGCGAGCGGCTCGGGCTGGCCAAATCGACGGCGCGCCGCCTGCTGGTCGGCCTGGTGGAAGTCGGGTTGGCGAGTGTGGATTCGCACGGCCACTTTTCGCTGGGCGAGCGCCTGCTGGGTTTTGGCAGTGCCGCGGGAGCGCACGTCTCGGCGATCTTCCGGCCGACGATCGAACGGGTGGCGCGCGCGACCGACGGTGAAACGGTCGACCTCTCCGTGCTGCGCGGCCAGCGGATGTGGTTTGTCGACCAGATCGAATCGTCGCACCGGCTGCGCGCGGTCTCGGCCGTCGGTGTCCGATTCCCGCTGGAGGTGACCGCCAACGGCAAGGCGGCGCTCGCCGCGCTGGACGACGACGCGGCGGAGGCGATGATCTCCCGGTTCAGCGCGCCGGTGGGCGAGCGGTTGCGCCGCGAGACCGCGGAGATCCGGCGAACCGGGATCGCTTTCGACCGGGGCGAACACACTCCCGGGATTTCGGCGGCCGCGATCGCGCGACGAACCTTGGGCGACAACGTCATCGCCATCTCGGTGCCGGCACCCACCGAACGCTTCCTGGAAAAGGAGCAGCGCATCATCGCAGCATTGCGCACGGCGACCGACTCACCGGCGTGGACTCGTTGA
- a CDS encoding ANTAR domain-containing protein, which translates to MKSMANWVPAHTSCGPNSSRILDTARGIIIGLRRCRSETAFDELHTAALRHKVPVFAMAWALVHLAGEGEKTTSFSEAQSAARHEWGQLFSGAAALSY; encoded by the coding sequence ATGAAGAGCATGGCGAACTGGGTTCCCGCACACACTTCGTGCGGCCCGAACTCCAGCCGCATTCTCGACACTGCGCGGGGGATCATCATCGGACTTCGCCGGTGTCGTTCGGAGACGGCGTTCGACGAACTGCACACTGCGGCATTGCGTCACAAGGTTCCGGTATTCGCGATGGCATGGGCGCTTGTGCACCTGGCCGGCGAGGGCGAAAAGACAACCAGCTTCAGCGAGGCGCAATCGGCTGCGCGCCACGAGTGGGGTCAACTGTTCAGCGGAGCGGCAGCACTGAGCTATTGA
- a CDS encoding CaiB/BaiF CoA transferase family protein — translation MSGVLDGVRVVELASWTYVPSAGAALADWGADVIKVEGVAFGDPGRALVVGGFTREAARPDADFILELGNRGKRSIAIDIKSETGRALFGRLLATADVFLTNWLPGALERARLTVDDIRGFNPKIIIARGTGLGVRGPDRDRGGFDAATYLARGGVAYTLTPFGTDTPAVQGPGFGDLQGGATLAGGVCAALFHRERTGEPTIVDSSLLAQAMWSIAPSICAADFFDIDGIPGAPPGLAINPLVNRYKTRDGRWIQLVFLQPDKFWAGFCERMGLAELATDERFVPSSNLIANAAAATDIFAKTFAGHDLAHWRKVLENEPGVWGALATPRETLNDPQVEPNGYVVTNVDDYGEEYRIVAAPVQFNETPPLPARAPEHGQHTEEILLELGVEWDDIAKAKDLNSIL, via the coding sequence ATGTCAGGTGTCCTTGACGGCGTGCGGGTCGTCGAATTGGCGTCATGGACGTACGTCCCGTCGGCCGGTGCCGCGCTGGCGGACTGGGGCGCGGACGTCATCAAGGTGGAGGGCGTGGCGTTCGGTGACCCGGGCCGGGCGCTGGTCGTCGGCGGCTTCACGCGCGAAGCCGCCCGCCCGGATGCGGACTTCATCCTCGAGCTGGGCAACCGCGGCAAGCGCAGCATTGCGATCGACATCAAATCCGAGACGGGTCGCGCATTGTTCGGGCGCCTGTTGGCCACCGCGGACGTGTTCCTGACCAACTGGCTGCCCGGCGCGCTGGAGCGGGCCCGGCTGACCGTGGACGACATTCGCGGCTTCAACCCGAAGATCATCATCGCCCGCGGTACCGGGCTGGGGGTTCGCGGCCCGGACCGCGATCGCGGCGGCTTCGACGCGGCCACCTACCTGGCCCGCGGCGGGGTGGCCTACACCCTCACCCCGTTCGGGACCGATACGCCCGCCGTCCAGGGCCCCGGTTTTGGTGACCTGCAGGGTGGGGCCACGCTGGCCGGCGGTGTGTGCGCGGCGCTGTTCCACCGGGAACGGACCGGCGAGCCGACGATCGTCGATTCCTCTCTGCTGGCGCAGGCCATGTGGTCCATCGCGCCGTCGATCTGTGCCGCCGATTTCTTTGATATCGACGGCATTCCGGGGGCACCGCCCGGATTGGCCATCAATCCGCTGGTGAATCGCTACAAAACCAGGGACGGCAGGTGGATCCAGCTGGTCTTCCTGCAACCCGACAAATTCTGGGCCGGCTTCTGCGAGCGGATGGGCCTTGCGGAGTTAGCCACCGACGAGCGCTTCGTACCGTCGAGCAACCTGATCGCGAATGCGGCCGCGGCGACCGATATCTTCGCGAAAACGTTTGCCGGCCATGACCTCGCGCACTGGCGGAAGGTGCTCGAAAACGAACCGGGAGTGTGGGGAGCGCTTGCCACGCCGCGAGAGACACTCAACGATCCCCAAGTCGAACCCAACGGCTACGTGGTGACAAACGTCGACGATTACGGCGAGGAATACCGAATCGTTGCTGCGCCGGTTCAATTCAACGAAACTCCGCCACTTCCCGCGCGCGCGCCAGAACACGGCCAGCACACCGAGGAGATTTTGCTCGAACTCGGCGTCGAGTGGGACGACATCGCAAAGGCGAAGGACCTCAACTCGATCCTGTAG
- a CDS encoding mycofactocin-coupled SDR family oxidoreductase: MGRVTGKVAVISGAARGQGRSHARMLAAEGADIIAVDLCADIDTNEYPLARPEDLDETARLVEKEGQRAFTAIADVRDRVALSAAIDEGVAELGHLDIVVANAGICPLTAGLPPKAFADAVDVDLVGVLNLVHASLKHLQAGASIIVIGSNAAFMSSMNTTGIDGGPGGAGYAFAKLAAAHYVNDFARALAPFSIRMNAVHPTNVNTDMLHSPPMYRAFRPDLKEPTREDAEPIFPFVQAMPIPYVEPEDISEAVLFLASDAARYITGQQLRVDGGGFLKVKPWSGA, translated from the coding sequence ATGGGCAGGGTAACGGGCAAGGTGGCCGTGATCAGCGGCGCCGCGCGGGGTCAGGGACGGTCGCACGCGCGGATGCTGGCCGCCGAGGGCGCCGACATCATCGCGGTGGACCTGTGCGCGGATATCGACACGAACGAATACCCACTGGCCCGGCCGGAGGACCTGGACGAGACGGCGCGGCTGGTCGAAAAGGAGGGGCAGCGCGCCTTCACCGCCATCGCCGACGTTCGCGACCGCGTGGCACTGTCCGCCGCGATCGACGAGGGCGTCGCCGAGCTCGGGCACCTCGACATCGTGGTCGCCAACGCGGGTATCTGCCCGCTCACCGCGGGTCTGCCACCGAAGGCGTTCGCCGACGCCGTGGACGTGGACCTGGTGGGTGTGCTCAACCTCGTACACGCGAGTCTCAAACACCTGCAAGCCGGCGCGTCGATCATCGTGATCGGTTCCAACGCGGCCTTCATGTCGTCGATGAACACCACCGGCATCGACGGCGGCCCCGGCGGAGCCGGGTATGCTTTCGCGAAACTTGCTGCAGCACACTATGTTAACGACTTCGCTCGGGCGCTGGCCCCGTTTTCCATCCGGATGAACGCGGTGCATCCCACCAACGTCAATACCGACATGTTGCACAGCCCGCCGATGTACCGGGCGTTCCGACCCGACTTGAAGGAGCCGACCCGCGAAGACGCCGAGCCGATCTTCCCGTTCGTCCAGGCGATGCCGATCCCCTACGTCGAGCCCGAAGACATCAGCGAGGCGGTGCTGTTCCTTGCCTCCGACGCCGCACGCTATATCACCGGACAGCAGCTACGCGTCGACGGCGGCGGCTTCCTCAAGGTCAAGCCATGGTCGGGCGCGTGA
- a CDS encoding thiamine pyrophosphate-dependent dehydrogenase E1 component subunit alpha: protein MVGRVMPSAAADVERKLYALMVLMKAADDRLSKGIGTGEFMCVYWPSRGQEAIAAAMGVALRPYDQLVTTYRGLHDLIGKGVPLEEIYGEMMGRTVGAGRGKGGTMHIAKPEVGVMLSTGIVGAGPPVAVGLAMAAKRKGLDRVTVVSFGDGATNTGSFHEAANMAALWDLPMVFVCQNNLYAEMTPTHDTMKIERVADRAAGYGMPGVRVDGNDPLAVKDALDEALRRARDGAGPTFIECVTFRFRGHYFGDRMPYIPKEQLEAAVAADPVPRFRRRLADAGSCDEHELARIDDEAQAAVESALKVVMGADSPSVDELDRDVYATPIKFPV from the coding sequence ATGGTCGGGCGCGTGATGCCAAGCGCCGCAGCAGATGTCGAGCGCAAGCTCTATGCGCTGATGGTGCTGATGAAGGCGGCCGACGACCGACTGTCCAAGGGCATCGGCACCGGTGAGTTCATGTGTGTGTACTGGCCGTCACGCGGCCAGGAGGCGATCGCCGCGGCAATGGGTGTCGCGCTGCGACCCTACGACCAGCTGGTGACGACCTACCGCGGACTCCACGATCTGATCGGGAAGGGCGTCCCCCTCGAGGAAATCTACGGCGAGATGATGGGACGCACGGTCGGCGCCGGCCGCGGCAAAGGCGGCACCATGCACATCGCCAAACCCGAGGTGGGCGTGATGCTTTCGACCGGAATCGTCGGCGCCGGGCCGCCAGTGGCCGTCGGGCTGGCGATGGCCGCCAAACGTAAGGGGCTCGATCGAGTCACCGTGGTGAGCTTCGGCGACGGCGCCACCAACACCGGCTCGTTCCACGAGGCGGCCAACATGGCCGCACTCTGGGATCTGCCGATGGTGTTCGTCTGCCAGAACAACCTGTACGCGGAGATGACGCCGACCCACGACACCATGAAGATCGAGCGGGTCGCCGACCGGGCCGCCGGATACGGGATGCCGGGCGTCCGGGTCGACGGCAACGACCCGCTGGCGGTGAAAGACGCGCTCGACGAGGCACTTCGTCGGGCGCGCGACGGTGCGGGCCCCACCTTCATCGAGTGCGTGACATTCCGTTTCCGCGGCCACTATTTCGGCGACCGGATGCCCTATATCCCCAAGGAACAACTCGAAGCCGCGGTGGCCGCCGACCCGGTGCCGCGCTTTCGCCGGCGTCTTGCCGACGCGGGCAGCTGCGACGAACACGAGCTCGCGCGCATCGACGACGAGGCCCAGGCCGCCGTGGAATCCGCTTTGAAAGTCGTGATGGGCGCCGATTCCCCGTCGGTCGACGAGCTCGACCGTGACGTGTACGCAACTCCGATCAAGTTCCCGGTGTAA
- a CDS encoding alpha-ketoacid dehydrogenase subunit beta: MDEKEMTMREALNLALDQALAADDRVFLLGEDIADPGASGPTAGLSTKYGHDRVLDTPISEAAIVGAAIGAAIDGLLPVAEIMIMDFIGIAADQLINNAAKLRFMTAGRTTAPITIRTQVYAGLATGATHSQSLEAWFMHIPGMKVIVPSTPRDGKGLLTAAIFDEDPCLFVETIRLQSRKGPVPVDPGFSIPLGQADIKRPGTDVSLISYGRSVHDALAAAATLAEQGVSAEVVDLRTLVPLDVETIIASVRRTRRAVIVHDAVQFAGPGAEIAAIVGSELFGELAAPVERVAARFVPNPAAAALEAQVYPSPARVVEAALRTLAKANAHG, encoded by the coding sequence ATGGACGAAAAAGAGATGACGATGCGCGAGGCGCTGAACCTCGCGCTGGATCAGGCGCTGGCGGCCGACGATCGAGTGTTCTTGCTGGGTGAGGACATCGCCGATCCGGGCGCATCCGGACCGACGGCGGGGTTGTCGACGAAGTACGGCCACGACCGGGTGCTGGACACTCCGATCTCGGAGGCCGCGATCGTCGGCGCGGCGATCGGCGCCGCGATCGACGGACTGCTGCCGGTGGCCGAGATCATGATCATGGACTTCATCGGCATCGCCGCCGACCAGCTGATCAACAATGCCGCCAAGCTGCGGTTCATGACCGCCGGCCGGACAACCGCGCCGATCACCATCCGCACCCAGGTGTACGCCGGACTGGCCACCGGTGCCACACATTCGCAGAGCCTGGAGGCATGGTTCATGCACATCCCGGGCATGAAGGTGATCGTGCCGTCCACCCCGCGCGACGGCAAAGGCCTACTGACGGCCGCGATCTTCGACGAAGACCCATGTCTGTTCGTCGAGACGATCCGGCTGCAAAGCAGGAAGGGGCCGGTTCCCGTCGACCCCGGATTCTCCATTCCCCTCGGCCAGGCCGATATCAAGCGGCCGGGCACCGACGTGAGTCTGATCAGCTACGGGCGCAGCGTGCACGACGCGCTCGCGGCGGCGGCCACGCTGGCCGAACAGGGGGTCAGCGCCGAAGTCGTGGACCTGCGCACCCTGGTGCCGCTGGATGTCGAGACCATCATCGCGTCGGTACGGCGTACCCGCAGGGCCGTAATCGTGCACGACGCAGTCCAATTCGCCGGCCCCGGAGCGGAGATCGCGGCGATCGTGGGATCGGAGCTGTTCGGCGAACTCGCCGCACCCGTCGAGCGGGTGGCCGCCCGGTTCGTGCCCAACCCGGCCGCGGCCGCGCTCGAGGCGCAGGTGTACCCGTCACCGGCCCGCGTCGTCGAGGCGGCGCTGCGTACTCTCGCGAAAGCGAATGCGCATGGCTGA
- a CDS encoding biotin/lipoyl-containing protein translates to MADFVIRIPRVSVAVAEAELTGLLVDAGEHVEAGTPIYVIATEKVEQEIEAGASGTVRWTGQVGTIYDIGAEIGIITS, encoded by the coding sequence ATGGCTGACTTCGTTATTCGAATCCCCCGAGTGTCGGTCGCGGTAGCCGAAGCGGAGCTGACCGGGCTCCTCGTCGACGCCGGCGAACACGTCGAGGCGGGCACGCCGATCTATGTGATCGCCACCGAGAAGGTGGAACAGGAAATCGAAGCCGGAGCATCCGGCACCGTGCGGTGGACGGGCCAGGTCGGGACCATCTATGACATCGGCGCCGAAATCGGCATCATCACTTCATAA
- a CDS encoding enoyl-CoA hydratase-related protein yields MDLNETRERIIYQKDGPIAKITLNWPEKANAQDQKLAEEVDAALLDADRDYDIKVLVLKANGKGFCSGHAIGNNAVDYPSFVENAMVTGHPWKAQSDLFVKPTLNLWEFSKPTIAQVHGYCVGGGTHMGLTTDIVIASEDAYFSYPPLQGFGMPSGECSIEPWVFMNWRRAAYYLFTAEVIDAHKALEVGLVNEVVKREDLDARVDAIARHIAQAPLTTLMLTKANLKRAWELMGMRVHWQSSNDLVALASISKDVQQLIQTVFKDKVLPSEHARRQAAAAAQTDGAAAT; encoded by the coding sequence ATGGACCTCAACGAGACGCGCGAGCGCATCATCTACCAGAAAGATGGTCCGATCGCGAAGATCACCCTGAACTGGCCGGAGAAGGCCAACGCTCAGGACCAGAAGCTGGCCGAGGAGGTCGACGCCGCCCTGCTGGATGCCGACCGCGACTACGACATCAAGGTTTTGGTGCTCAAGGCCAACGGCAAGGGATTCTGCTCCGGGCATGCGATCGGCAACAACGCCGTCGACTACCCGTCGTTCGTGGAGAACGCGATGGTAACCGGACACCCGTGGAAGGCGCAGTCGGATCTGTTCGTCAAGCCAACGCTGAATCTATGGGAGTTCTCCAAACCCACCATCGCGCAGGTGCACGGCTACTGCGTGGGCGGCGGTACGCACATGGGCCTGACCACCGACATCGTCATCGCGTCGGAAGACGCCTACTTCTCCTATCCGCCGCTACAGGGATTCGGCATGCCGTCAGGTGAATGTTCGATCGAACCTTGGGTTTTCATGAACTGGCGCCGCGCCGCCTACTACCTGTTCACCGCCGAGGTGATCGACGCCCACAAGGCGCTGGAGGTCGGGCTCGTCAACGAGGTGGTCAAGCGGGAGGACTTGGACGCCCGCGTGGACGCGATCGCCCGCCACATCGCCCAGGCGCCGTTGACGACGTTGATGCTCACCAAGGCAAATCTCAAGCGGGCTTGGGAGTTGATGGGCATGCGGGTGCACTGGCAGAGCTCCAACGACCTCGTCGCGCTCGCCTCGATCAGCAAGGACGTGCAGCAGTTGATTCAGACCGTGTTCAAGGACAAGGTGTTGCCGTCCGAGCACGCCCGGCGCCAGGCCGCGGCCGCCGCCCAGACCGACGGCGCCGCGGCAACGTAG
- a CDS encoding acyl-CoA synthetase, whose amino-acid sequence MNIADHAIAVAQSTALIADGTAISFGELYERSQRVAAALHDAGLRRGDGVALVLPNRPEFFEITWGCQLSGLYYTAVNTHFTADEAAYVIGDSDAKAVFVDASMPEIASHVRDVNAAVGVHISVGGELPGWRGYEDTLAAAGAAPPVSDGSEMLYSSGTTGRPKAVRRPLPADGNGSWAQSVLEMALTHRYGMSPSSVYLSPAPLYHAAGVNYTMAVNRVGAASIMMRKFDAETVLRLIDTHRVTHAQFVPTMFVRMLKLPEAVRRSYDVSSLRCVIHAAAPCPVDVKHQMMDWFGPIIHEYYGGTEGFAGTVIGPEEWLAHPGSVGIPMAPVHVVGDDGQELPIGQAGELYFEGGPDFEYFKDPVKTASVYNDRGWRSLGDMGYVDEDGYMYLTDRSTFMIVSGGVNIYPQEAENLLIMHPKLVDAAVFGVPNDEFGEEVKAVVQPVAGVAAGPDFEAELIAYCRAHLAGYKCPRTVEFDPELPRDPNGKLYKRRIRERYWQGRASRIV is encoded by the coding sequence GTGAACATCGCCGATCACGCGATCGCGGTCGCCCAGTCAACGGCTCTGATTGCCGACGGCACCGCGATCTCGTTCGGCGAGCTGTACGAACGAAGCCAACGAGTCGCCGCGGCACTACACGATGCGGGGTTGCGCCGCGGGGACGGTGTGGCCCTGGTATTGCCGAACCGCCCGGAGTTCTTCGAAATCACCTGGGGCTGCCAGCTTTCCGGCCTCTACTACACCGCGGTCAACACCCACTTCACCGCCGATGAGGCCGCCTACGTGATCGGCGACTCCGATGCGAAGGCGGTGTTCGTCGACGCGTCGATGCCCGAAATCGCCTCTCACGTGCGCGATGTCAACGCGGCAGTCGGGGTCCATATCAGTGTCGGCGGCGAACTACCCGGCTGGCGCGGATACGAGGACACCCTGGCGGCGGCGGGTGCTGCGCCGCCGGTGTCGGACGGATCCGAGATGCTCTACTCCTCGGGGACCACGGGACGACCCAAGGCGGTCCGCCGGCCGCTGCCCGCCGACGGCAACGGCTCCTGGGCCCAGTCGGTGCTCGAGATGGCGCTGACCCACCGCTACGGCATGAGCCCGTCGAGCGTGTACCTGTCCCCCGCGCCGCTGTACCACGCGGCCGGGGTGAACTACACCATGGCGGTCAACCGCGTCGGCGCCGCGTCGATCATGATGCGCAAGTTCGACGCGGAGACCGTGCTGAGACTGATCGACACCCACCGCGTGACGCACGCCCAATTCGTCCCGACGATGTTCGTGCGCATGCTCAAGCTGCCCGAGGCGGTGCGGCGCAGCTACGACGTCTCCAGCCTGCGCTGCGTGATCCACGCGGCCGCTCCCTGCCCGGTCGACGTCAAGCACCAGATGATGGACTGGTTCGGGCCGATCATTCACGAATACTATGGCGGCACAGAAGGATTCGCGGGAACCGTGATCGGTCCCGAGGAGTGGCTCGCCCACCCCGGCTCGGTGGGCATACCGATGGCCCCGGTACACGTCGTCGGCGACGACGGCCAAGAGCTTCCCATCGGCCAGGCTGGAGAGCTTTACTTCGAAGGTGGACCCGATTTCGAGTACTTCAAGGATCCCGTCAAGACCGCGTCGGTGTACAACGACCGCGGTTGGCGCTCCCTGGGGGACATGGGATACGTCGACGAGGACGGGTACATGTACCTGACCGATCGGTCGACGTTCATGATCGTCTCCGGTGGGGTGAACATCTACCCGCAGGAGGCGGAGAACCTCCTGATCATGCATCCCAAACTGGTCGATGCCGCGGTCTTCGGCGTTCCCAACGACGAATTCGGCGAAGAGGTCAAGGCCGTGGTGCAGCCCGTCGCGGGCGTCGCGGCCGGACCCGACTTCGAGGCCGAGCTGATCGCGTACTGCCGGGCCCACCTGGCCGGGTACAAGTGCCCGCGCACAGTCGAATTCGACCCGGAATTGCCTCGCGATCCGAACGGGAAGCTCTACAAGAGGCGCATCCGCGAGCGTTACTGGCAGGGGCGCGCATCACGGATCGTGTGA
- a CDS encoding aromatic ring-hydroxylating oxygenase subunit alpha, translating to MAVETGSRRAHVDWTALPVPWAVQAADRIPKQRYYDPDFYALEAEMLWPRVWQMACRLEEIPNPGDYVEYEILDESIIVVRVDGENVRAYHNACRHRGVKLVEGNGSRRTFVCPFHGWCWGIDGRNTFVLRPEAFAADNMRPEDLELVSVRCELWGGCAWINLDAAAPRLRECMEPFASIYDAWHVETLRTEWWQSCRLPVNWKLATAAFMEGYHVPQTHPQLLPSSMPTTSAKPGLAQTNLYFMRTLGEGMAGMTHENDVRIAEGLQNIELPADPAEAMATWRRTLNDAIVSWHRARGCDIPDLNDLARRGITEAINFAFPHYFVLPQYSSASSYRIRPLGPEETLFEIWSLTRIPPDQVTGKPTPPEPMAPDDPRWPPIPAQDFSNLPRQQKGLHSKGFEFMRLSYQIEGLISNFERVIDGFLAGLSYDALVPAIQKTNTTIDVPIADLGLGS from the coding sequence ATGGCAGTAGAGACAGGTTCGAGACGAGCCCACGTGGACTGGACGGCGTTGCCGGTGCCGTGGGCGGTGCAGGCCGCCGACCGAATTCCCAAGCAGCGCTATTACGACCCGGACTTCTACGCGCTCGAGGCCGAGATGTTGTGGCCGCGGGTGTGGCAGATGGCCTGCCGGCTCGAGGAGATACCCAACCCCGGCGACTACGTGGAGTACGAGATTCTCGACGAGTCGATCATCGTGGTGCGCGTCGACGGCGAGAATGTCCGGGCTTATCACAACGCCTGCCGTCACCGCGGGGTAAAGCTGGTGGAAGGCAACGGAAGCCGGCGCACCTTCGTCTGCCCGTTCCACGGCTGGTGCTGGGGCATCGACGGGCGCAATACGTTCGTGCTGCGGCCCGAGGCCTTCGCCGCGGACAACATGCGCCCGGAAGACCTCGAACTCGTCTCGGTCCGCTGTGAGCTCTGGGGTGGCTGCGCGTGGATCAACCTCGACGCCGCGGCGCCGCGGCTGCGCGAGTGCATGGAACCGTTCGCGTCGATCTACGACGCCTGGCACGTGGAGACGCTGCGCACCGAATGGTGGCAGTCCTGCCGGCTTCCGGTGAACTGGAAACTCGCGACGGCGGCGTTCATGGAGGGCTACCACGTTCCGCAGACGCACCCGCAGCTACTGCCCTCGAGCATGCCCACCACATCCGCGAAGCCCGGCCTGGCGCAGACCAACCTGTATTTCATGCGCACGCTCGGCGAAGGCATGGCGGGCATGACGCATGAGAACGACGTCCGTATCGCCGAGGGCTTGCAGAACATCGAGCTGCCGGCCGATCCGGCCGAGGCTATGGCTACCTGGCGCAGGACCCTCAACGACGCGATCGTCAGCTGGCATCGTGCCCGGGGCTGCGACATTCCCGACTTGAATGACCTTGCGCGGCGCGGGATCACCGAGGCGATCAATTTCGCCTTCCCGCATTACTTCGTGCTGCCCCAATACAGCAGCGCCTCGTCCTATCGGATCCGGCCACTGGGTCCGGAGGAGACGCTGTTCGAGATCTGGTCGCTCACTCGCATCCCGCCGGATCAGGTGACGGGCAAGCCCACACCGCCCGAACCGATGGCGCCCGACGACCCGCGCTGGCCGCCGATTCCCGCCCAGGACTTCTCCAATCTGCCGCGACAGCAAAAAGGACTCCACTCCAAGGGTTTTGAATTCATGCGACTCTCTTACCAGATCGAAGGACTGATCTCGAACTTCGAGCGGGTCATCGACGGGTTCCTGGCCGGCCTGAGCTACGACGCGCTGGTGCCCGCGATCCAGAAGACCAATACCACCATCGACGTGCCGATCGCCGACCTCGGGTTGGGCTCATGA